A stretch of the Macaca mulatta isolate MMU2019108-1 chromosome 16, T2T-MMU8v2.0, whole genome shotgun sequence genome encodes the following:
- the TMEM88 gene encoding transmembrane protein 88 isoform X1, with protein sequence MADVPGAQRAVPGGGPEPRDPLDCWACAVLVTAQNLLVAAFNLLLLALVLGTILLPAVTMLGFGFLCHSQDLKPGIFRPALPPPLPERSPSIPLGAAASVDPMLRKAPTSRKTHFPFTTHISILNIWAGTCTPSPQPRREWDNNLVPSF encoded by the exons ATGGCGGATGTCCCCGGGGCACAGCGAGCGGTTCCCGGTGGCGGCCCAGAGCCCCGGGACCCCCTGGACTGTTGGGCCTGCGCTGTGCTTGTAACAGCCCAGAATCTGCTGGTGGCTGCCTTCAATCTTCTCCTGCTGGCGCTGGTGCTGGGGACCATCTTGCTACCCGCTGTCACCATGCTGGGCTTCGGCTTCCTCTGCCATTCTCAG GACTTGAAGCCCGGCATCTTCCGacctgccctgcccccacccctgcctgagCGGAGTCCTAGCATCCCCTTGGGAGCAGCAGCGTCAGTGGACCCAATGCTGAGGAAAGCCCCCACATCCCGGAAAACCCACTTTCCTTTCACTACCCACATCTCAATCCTGAACATCTGGGCTGGAACCTGCACACCTTCCCCTCAGCCCCGTCGTGAATGGGACAACAATCTCGTGCCCTCCTTTTAA
- the TMEM88 gene encoding transmembrane protein 88 produces MADVPGAQRAVPGGGPEPRDPLDCWACAVLVTAQNLLVAAFNLLLLALVLGTILLPAVTMLGFGFLCHSQFLRSQAPPCTAHLRDPGFTALLVTGFLLLVPLLVLALASYRRLCLRLRLADCLVPYSRALYRRRRAPHPRQTRASPGSQAVPTSGKVWV; encoded by the exons ATGGCGGATGTCCCCGGGGCACAGCGAGCGGTTCCCGGTGGCGGCCCAGAGCCCCGGGACCCCCTGGACTGTTGGGCCTGCGCTGTGCTTGTAACAGCCCAGAATCTGCTGGTGGCTGCCTTCAATCTTCTCCTGCTGGCGCTGGTGCTGGGGACCATCTTGCTACCCGCTGTCACCATGCTGGGCTTCGGCTTCCTCTGCCATTCTCAG TTCCTGCGCTCCCAGGCACCCCCTTGCACCGCGCACCTGCGGGACCCCGGTTTCACGGCCCTTCTGGTCACCGGATTCCTGCTCCTCGTGCCGCTGCTCGTGCTTGCTCTGGCCAGCTACCGCCGCCTCTGCCTGCGCCTCCGCCTAGCCGATTGCCTGGTGCCCTACAGCCGAGCCCTTTATCGGCGTCGGCGCGCGCCGCATCCGCGGCAAACCCGGGCCTCACCAGGGTCCCAGGCCGTTCCTACATCAGGAAAGGTCTGGGTCTAA